The following are encoded in a window of Rhodothermus bifroesti genomic DNA:
- a CDS encoding TIGR02757 family protein, whose protein sequence is MDALFLEALVARYEQPAFIAQDPIAVVHAFDDPGDQEVIGLYAALLAWGRRTLILRKLEVLCACMDYQPYHFVRRFDPERDGHRLAAFCHRTFQPVDALWLTLNLQALLRRYGSVAAFVAQHLPSEAPDIAPALEALSQALCALPGTPARLRKHLPRPSSGSACKRLALYFRWMVRPGPVDLGLWETVSPRQLVLPLDVHVGRQARAWGLLTRPQNDWRAVQELTENCRKLCAEDPARYDFALFGAALYGAGVS, encoded by the coding sequence AACCTGCCTTTATCGCCCAGGATCCTATTGCGGTGGTGCATGCCTTTGACGATCCGGGCGATCAGGAAGTGATCGGCCTCTATGCCGCCCTGCTTGCCTGGGGGCGCCGCACGCTCATCTTGCGTAAGCTCGAAGTGCTGTGCGCTTGCATGGACTACCAGCCTTACCATTTTGTCCGTCGATTCGATCCAGAGCGCGATGGTCATCGGCTTGCCGCGTTTTGCCATCGCACGTTTCAGCCCGTTGATGCGCTATGGCTCACGCTTAACCTACAAGCCTTGCTGCGTCGGTATGGATCGGTAGCTGCTTTTGTCGCGCAGCACCTGCCGTCTGAAGCCCCCGATATCGCGCCAGCCCTCGAGGCGTTAAGCCAAGCTTTATGCGCGCTGCCTGGAACACCGGCGCGTCTGCGCAAGCACCTGCCACGTCCTTCCAGCGGCAGTGCCTGTAAACGACTGGCGCTGTATTTTCGCTGGATGGTGCGCCCAGGTCCGGTAGATCTTGGGCTTTGGGAAACGGTTTCCCCTCGCCAGCTGGTACTGCCCTTAGATGTGCACGTAGGTCGCCAGGCACGGGCTTGGGGGTTGTTGACGCGACCGCAAAACGATTGGCGGGCTGTTCAGGAGCTTACAGAAAACTGCCGGAAACTCTGCGCTGAAGATCCGGCGCGTTACGATTTCGCCCTTTTTGGAGCTGCGCTCTACGGTGCTGGGGTTTCGTGA